One window of the Deltaproteobacteria bacterium genome contains the following:
- a CDS encoding DUF3450 domain-containing protein, which translates to MDMKTDRIHAPLAALVIGCAVVLGTGGATRAENAGQVRETLEQSIEVRQQTQHKEDDWSNRKNELQSKYQFSQEEEKRVRQALDSARERLAVEQKLVAETERGIAGAQEYEQKLQPFLENTVADLERFIARDIPFLPKERSERIAGLHELLARPDASGAEKARRVMEALQIEADYGRSVEVYQDTASLDGEALLLDVLRLGRVSLFCRTPGGGKVGRYDREAKGFVSLPDEDQAEVVKAMEIARRERTADLVKLPIGRIDVQ; encoded by the coding sequence ATGGACATGAAGACAGACCGAATCCACGCGCCGTTGGCCGCCCTGGTCATTGGCTGCGCCGTAGTTCTGGGGACGGGAGGCGCCACGCGGGCCGAAAACGCGGGGCAGGTCCGCGAGACCCTGGAGCAGTCCATCGAGGTGCGCCAGCAGACACAGCACAAGGAAGACGACTGGTCAAACCGCAAGAACGAACTCCAGAGCAAGTATCAATTTTCCCAAGAGGAAGAAAAACGTGTCCGCCAGGCGCTGGATTCGGCGCGCGAACGGCTGGCCGTGGAGCAAAAACTCGTGGCCGAAACGGAACGCGGCATTGCCGGCGCCCAGGAATACGAACAAAAGCTCCAGCCCTTCCTGGAGAACACGGTGGCGGACCTGGAACGGTTCATTGCCCGCGACATCCCTTTTCTGCCCAAGGAACGCTCGGAGCGCATCGCCGGCCTGCACGAACTTCTCGCGCGTCCCGACGCATCGGGCGCGGAAAAGGCGCGACGCGTCATGGAAGCCCTGCAGATCGAGGCCGATTACGGCCGCAGTGTCGAGGTTTATCAGGATACGGCGTCCCTGGATGGTGAGGCGCTTCTTTTGGACGTGCTTCGTCTGGGCCGGGTCAGCCTGTTCTGCCGCACTCCGGGCGGAGGCAAGGTCGGCCGCTATGACCGCGAGGCCAAGGGGTTTGTGTCCCTGCCGGACGAGGATCAGGCCGAGGTCGTCAAGGCCATGGAAATCGCCCGCCGCGAACGGACGGCGGATCTCGTCAAATTGCCCATCGGCCGGATCGACGTCCAATGA